A single window of Myripristis murdjan chromosome 21, fMyrMur1.1, whole genome shotgun sequence DNA harbors:
- the LOC115379536 gene encoding olfactory receptor 1D2-like, whose translation MDNVSVTSLLILLGLNCTVEQKVTLFSLTLLCYLIIWILNIVLIVTIIVDKSLHEPMYIFLCNLCINGLYGTSGFYPKFLMDLLSPSHVISYAGCLLQSFVIYSSVGCDLSILAVMAYDRYVAICRPLVYHSVMTKQRVSLLVFFSWLLPLYCMFMNTITISQSKLCGSHIHKLYCSNWLIGKIACSVTIVNSAIVYFNIAFYASHSFFIAWSYIYLIRMCIKPQTNSSKFMQTCVPHLLSLFTYSFAVILDLMYMRFGPRDVSQSLQNFMAIQFLIFPPILNPLIYGLKLTKIRNRILGVIHDRGKDQKCVDKAAQKR comes from the coding sequence ATGGATAATGTTTCTGTGACATCACTGCTTATTCTTTTAGGGTTAAATTGCACAGTGGAACAAAAAgtcactctcttctctctcactttgttaTGTTACTTAATAATTTGGATTTTAAATATTGTCCTCATTGTAACCATCATTGTGGATAAAAGCCTTCACGAGCCCATGTACATCTTCCTGTGTAATCTCTGCATCAATGGACTTTATGGGACATCAGGCTTTTACCCCAAATTCCTCATGGATCTGCTGTCTCCTTCTCATGTCATCTCATATGCAGGATGCCTGCTTCAGAGTTTTGTGATTTACTCCTCGGTTGGCTGTGATTTATCCATTTTAGCTGTGATGGCCTATGACAGATATGTGGCAATATGTCGACCTCTGGTGTACCACTCTGTAATGACCAAACAAAGAGTCTCCCTGCTAGTGTTTTTCTCTTGGCTCTTACCCCTTTATTGCATGTTCATGAACACAATAACAATCTCTCAGTCCAAATTATGTGgctcacacatacataaactCTACTGTTCGAATTGGCTGATAGGCAAAATCGCTTGCTCTGTCACTATTGTAAACAGTgctattgtttattttaacattgcTTTTTATGCTagccattcattttttattgcgTGGTCTTATATATATCTGATCAGAATGTGCATAAAACCCCAAACTAATAGTAGCAAGTTTATGCAAACGTGTGTACCACATTTACTTTCACTCTTCACTTATAGCTTTGCTGTGATTTTAGATTTGATGTATATGCGATTTGGGCCAAGAGATGTTTCTCAGAGCCTCCAGAACTTCATGGCAATacaatttctcatttttcctccaaTTCTGAATCCTTTAATATATGGGTTGAAACTGACCAAGATTCGAAACAGAATTCTAGGTGTGATTCATGATAGAGGAAAAGATCAGAAGTGTGTAGACAAGGCAGCTCAAAAAAGATGA
- the LOC115379537 gene encoding olfactory receptor 1019-like, whose translation MCYVLVEEQEGQIPTGRLTLLWYCIILFVNVSVIITIITDENLHEPMCILLCNFCISGLYGTTGFSPKFLSDLLSSSHVISYAGCLFQAFVVYSFALSDISILAAVAYNRYLAICRPLQYHSVMTKKRLCELLFSWIMPLFIFSINILLTSRLKLCGSNIQRLMCINWMIVKLACSNTGTASNSVIAYLSVCIYLCHCVFITWSYVYLMKTCVQSKEDRTKFMQTCVPHLISLVTFLVTIVFHFMHMQFGSKDLPQILQDFIAIEFLLIAPVMNPLIYGFKLTKLSRWPFRFDQILG comes from the exons ATGTGCTACGTGCTTGTCGAAGAGCAGGAAGGACAG ATACCCACAGGAAGGCTCACTTTGCTGTGGTACtgtataattttatttgttaatgttTCTGTCATCATAACCATCATCACTGATGAAAACCTACATGAGCCTATGTGCATTCTACTGTGCAATTTTTGCATCAGTGGACTTTATGGGACCACAGGTTTCTCCCCCAAATTCCTCTCAGATCTACTCTCTTCCTCCCATGTCATCTCATATGCTGGGTGCCTTTTTCAAGCTTTTGTAGTGTACTCATTTGCTCTAAGTGATATATCTATTCTCGCTGCAGTGGCTTATAACAGATATCTTGCTATATGTCGACCCCTGCAGTACCACTCTGTCATGACTAAAAAGAGGCTCTGTGAGTTGCTTTTCTCTTGGATAAtgcctcttttcattttctccattaACATACTGCTAACTTCTAGACTGAAGTTGTGTGGATCAAACATTCAGAGACTCATGTGCATAAACTGGATGATTGTTAAACTTGCTTGCTCTAACACTGGCACTGCTTCAAACAGTGTAATTGCATATCTCTCAGTGTGCATCTATTTATGTCATTGTGTCTTCATAACATGGTCTTATGTGTACCTCATGAAAACATGTGTGCAATCCAAAGAGGACAGGACAAAGTTCATGCAGACATGTGTGCCCCACTTAATCTCTTTAGTCACGTTTCTTGTTacaattgtttttcattttatgcacatGCAATTTGGCTCAAAAGATTTACCTCAAATCCTTCAAGATTTCATTGCTATAGAATTTCTCCTTATTGCTCCAGTTATGAATCCTCTTATATATGGATTCAAACTGACCAAGCTGAGCCGTTGGCCATTTCGCTTTGATCAGATCCTCGGATAA